The following coding sequences are from one Halomonas sp. HAL1 window:
- a CDS encoding Cof-type HAD-IIB family hydrolase, with protein sequence MTPRLIVSDLDGTLLGSDHTLHKSTVEVLRALVKQGHHVALASGRHYHDMKVFRDQLDIPAHLISTNGAYVHDPKGTLLAATHVDPEHAQTLINLPRPPQVRLNLYRESGWHIDAEAPHLLSLHASTGFGYDVVPPDQMDINGVGKVLYLGDPEALKQLEEQAHKAHGDALHITYSTIDSLEIMAGGVNKGVALASLLERLELTAAECIAFGDNLNDTEMLVLAGEAQVMANAHLDLFDRIKGAERIGHHGEAAVAEWLKKRFGL encoded by the coding sequence ATGACACCCCGCCTGATTGTTTCTGACCTTGATGGCACTCTTTTAGGAAGCGACCACACCCTGCACAAAAGCACGGTTGAAGTGCTGCGGGCGCTGGTGAAGCAAGGCCACCATGTCGCGCTTGCTTCGGGGCGCCACTATCACGATATGAAGGTGTTTCGCGATCAGTTGGATATACCAGCACACTTGATCAGTACCAACGGCGCCTATGTGCACGACCCGAAAGGCACCTTACTGGCCGCTACCCATGTCGACCCTGAGCATGCACAAACGCTGATTAATCTCCCGCGCCCGCCTCAGGTGCGCTTGAACCTCTACCGCGAAAGCGGCTGGCATATTGATGCGGAAGCCCCGCATCTATTATCTCTTCACGCCTCTACCGGGTTTGGTTATGACGTCGTGCCGCCTGATCAGATGGACATTAACGGTGTTGGCAAAGTGCTCTATCTAGGCGACCCTGAGGCGCTGAAACAGCTGGAAGAACAGGCTCATAAGGCCCATGGCGATGCGCTGCATATCACCTACTCGACGATTGATTCCCTGGAGATCATGGCGGGCGGCGTTAACAAAGGCGTCGCGTTAGCCTCACTGCTTGAGCGTTTAGAATTAACGGCAGCCGAATGCATAGCATTTGGTGACAATCTCAACGACACCGAAATGCTTGTGTTAGCCGGGGAAGCCCAGGTAATGGCCAACGCCCACCTTGATCTATTCGACCGTATAAAAGGCGCCGAGCGTATCGGCCATCATGGTGAAGCTGCCGTTGCCGAGTGGTTGAAAAAGCGCTTTGGGCTATAA
- a CDS encoding ABC transporter substrate-binding protein produces the protein MSTFKKTTLVLALAGASLASTAQANEVEVLHWWTSGGEARAANVLKELMEAEGYGWQDFAVAGGGGETVMTVLKSRAMSGNPPSAAQIKGPEIQEWGELGLLGDLNGVAEAEGWDELLPEVVADIMRHDGQYVAVPVNVHRVNWLWANPEVLEAAGVEMPTTLDELFEAGEAIREAGFVPLAHGGQSWQDATVFESVLLGGQGSEFYQQALVELDPEALGGEQMIDALEDFKRTRELMDEGMPGRDWNIATAMVIDGVAGFQLMGDWAKGEFTAAGLTAGEDYLCAAAPGTEDAFTFNIDSLAMFRVTDDEEREAQQALARLVLEPTFQEAFNLAKGSIPARPDLDMSEFDSCAQQSLADFQRTAEEGGLVPSMAHGMAVRADVQGAIFDVVTNYFNDADMPAEEAAERMVSAAEAASF, from the coding sequence ATGTCGACGTTTAAGAAGACAACCCTCGTGCTTGCTCTGGCAGGAGCCTCGCTCGCCAGTACCGCCCAGGCCAATGAAGTCGAAGTGCTGCACTGGTGGACGTCCGGTGGTGAAGCTCGCGCTGCCAACGTGCTTAAAGAGTTAATGGAAGCTGAAGGCTACGGCTGGCAGGACTTTGCCGTGGCTGGTGGCGGCGGTGAAACCGTCATGACGGTGCTTAAATCTCGTGCCATGTCGGGCAACCCACCCTCTGCCGCCCAAATCAAAGGCCCCGAAATTCAGGAGTGGGGTGAGCTTGGTTTGCTCGGTGACCTGAACGGCGTTGCCGAGGCGGAAGGCTGGGATGAGCTGCTGCCGGAAGTCGTGGCCGATATCATGCGCCATGATGGTCAATACGTGGCGGTACCCGTCAACGTACACCGGGTAAACTGGTTGTGGGCCAACCCCGAAGTGCTCGAAGCGGCAGGGGTAGAGATGCCTACCACGCTAGATGAGCTATTCGAGGCAGGTGAGGCTATCCGAGAAGCGGGCTTCGTACCGCTGGCTCATGGCGGCCAATCCTGGCAGGACGCTACGGTCTTCGAAAGCGTACTGTTAGGTGGTCAGGGTAGCGAGTTTTATCAGCAGGCATTGGTAGAACTAGACCCTGAAGCCCTGGGCGGCGAACAGATGATCGATGCCCTTGAGGATTTCAAGCGTACCCGTGAGCTGATGGATGAGGGCATGCCCGGGCGCGACTGGAACATTGCCACTGCCATGGTGATCGATGGAGTGGCAGGCTTTCAGCTGATGGGCGATTGGGCGAAAGGTGAGTTCACCGCGGCAGGGCTGACCGCCGGGGAAGATTACCTCTGTGCAGCAGCGCCGGGCACCGAAGATGCGTTCACCTTCAATATCGATAGCCTGGCCATGTTCCGGGTCACCGACGACGAGGAGCGCGAAGCGCAGCAAGCGTTAGCGCGTCTGGTGCTTGAGCCTACTTTCCAGGAAGCGTTTAACCTTGCCAAAGGCTCGATTCCGGCGCGGCCTGATCTGGACATGAGCGAATTCGATAGCTGCGCCCAGCAGTCGTTGGCTGATTTCCAGCGCACCGCGGAAGAGGGTGGCCTAGTGCCCAGTATGGCTCACGGTATGGCCGTGCGTGCGGATGTACAGGGTGCCATTTTTGATGTGGTTACCAACTACTTCAACGACGCCGATATGCCTGCTGAAGAAGCGGCAGAACGTATGGTGAGCGCCGCCGAAGCGGCCTCTTTCTAG
- a CDS encoding carbohydrate ABC transporter permease encodes MKNTSATPLGAGAKRSTPSGGLQAWLPRLVLAPSVAISLFFVYGFMLWTFVLSLTSSRMLPSYDFVGFGQYSRLMDNERWWVASTNLMIFGVLFVLICLVIGSLLAILLDQKIRQEGALRTIYLYPMALSFIVTGVVWKWLLNPQLGIQAMVQGWGFESFRFDWIVDPDMAIYTLVIAAVWQASGFVMALFLAGLRGIDDSIIKAAQLDGASLPRIYLRVVMPCLRPVVFSAVMILAHIAIKSFDLVVALTGGGPGYATDLPATFMYAHAFTRAQIGLGSASAMLMLGGVLAILIPYLYSELRSRKHG; translated from the coding sequence ATGAAAAATACCTCTGCGACGCCTTTAGGGGCTGGCGCTAAGCGGTCGACGCCATCCGGTGGTTTGCAGGCGTGGCTGCCGCGCTTGGTGCTGGCACCGTCGGTGGCGATTTCGCTGTTCTTTGTTTACGGCTTCATGCTGTGGACGTTCGTGCTCTCGTTGACCAGCTCGCGCATGCTGCCCAGCTACGACTTTGTCGGCTTTGGCCAGTATTCACGCCTGATGGATAATGAGCGCTGGTGGGTAGCCTCGACCAACCTGATGATTTTTGGCGTGCTGTTCGTGTTGATTTGTCTGGTGATTGGCTCGCTGCTGGCCATTCTGCTTGATCAGAAAATTCGCCAAGAGGGTGCGCTGCGCACGATCTACCTCTATCCCATGGCGCTGTCGTTTATCGTTACTGGGGTGGTGTGGAAGTGGCTGCTTAACCCGCAGTTGGGCATACAAGCGATGGTTCAAGGCTGGGGCTTTGAGTCATTTCGCTTTGACTGGATTGTCGATCCGGATATGGCGATTTATACCCTGGTGATTGCCGCCGTATGGCAGGCGTCAGGCTTTGTGATGGCGCTGTTTTTAGCCGGGCTGCGGGGTATCGACGACAGTATTATCAAGGCCGCACAACTAGATGGCGCTAGCCTGCCGCGGATTTATCTGCGCGTGGTGATGCCGTGCCTGCGCCCAGTGGTGTTCAGTGCGGTGATGATCTTGGCGCATATTGCGATTAAGAGCTTTGACCTGGTCGTCGCACTCACCGGCGGTGGGCCTGGTTACGCCACCGATTTGCCCGCCACCTTTATGTACGCTCACGCCTTTACCCGGGCGCAGATAGGTTTGGGCTCGGCCAGCGCCATGCTGATGTTGGGCGGCGTACTGGCGATTTTGATTCCTTACCTCTACTCCGAACTAAGGAGCCGCAAGCATGGCTAA
- a CDS encoding ATP-binding protein produces the protein MKQVGWAETRRRLSRRVARWLPASLRGRFVIIMIAGVLVAQGASYAIWTSQVRSSHLAQLDELSTNMAFSIASTMKFFRSLPVDYRHIVLDQLRNMGGTRFFVSVNERRLTIDDIGSGPEKQVVVNNVRSVLTQQLNIDDVIVEFSRPENLRVLNNEVLLYDLPPRWGQHSLLMEPLSPPILVVQLELAPGTWLYVATLLGVPDIFSGYRWLSEERLLVGLLVLLSVLALSLLGITSVTRPLARLSRAANQLGDDLDMPPLRESGPKEVAATAAAFNRMQRRIREQIEERERLFSAISHDLKTPLTRMRLRAEMLEDDYQRERFCASLDELDSLVKGALASVKGLDLHEEPAPVDLTNMVEELAEELSLQGGKVTIETKSGNPIPPLIAKPLALKRCLANLLENAVFYGKQADVQLIDHGNVVTMRIRDHGPGIPEEQLGRVFSPFVRLEPSRSRHTGGSGLGLGIARHIARAHGGDITLANHADGGLVVTLSLPRQETITGL, from the coding sequence GTGAAACAAGTGGGCTGGGCCGAGACCAGGCGGCGTTTATCCAGACGAGTAGCCCGCTGGCTGCCGGCGTCGCTGCGCGGGCGCTTCGTGATCATCATGATCGCCGGAGTGCTGGTCGCCCAAGGGGCCAGTTACGCGATCTGGACTTCTCAGGTGCGCTCCAGCCACTTGGCTCAGTTGGATGAGCTGTCCACCAATATGGCGTTTAGCATCGCCTCCACCATGAAGTTTTTCCGCTCACTGCCCGTTGACTACCGCCACATCGTGCTGGATCAGCTGCGTAATATGGGCGGCACGCGCTTTTTTGTCAGCGTCAACGAACGCAGGCTGACCATTGACGATATCGGCTCGGGGCCGGAAAAACAGGTGGTGGTGAATAATGTGCGCTCAGTGCTCACCCAGCAGCTCAATATCGACGATGTGATTGTCGAGTTCTCCCGCCCGGAAAACCTGCGGGTGCTTAATAACGAAGTGCTGCTTTACGACCTGCCGCCCCGCTGGGGGCAGCACAGCCTGCTGATGGAGCCACTCTCCCCACCGATTTTAGTGGTTCAACTGGAGCTTGCCCCAGGCACCTGGCTGTATGTCGCCACGCTGCTAGGCGTACCCGATATTTTCAGCGGCTATCGCTGGCTTTCTGAGGAGCGTTTGCTGGTCGGGTTACTGGTGCTGCTGAGTGTGCTGGCGCTTTCGCTGTTAGGAATTACCAGCGTGACCCGGCCACTGGCGCGGCTTTCACGGGCAGCGAATCAGTTGGGCGATGACTTGGACATGCCGCCACTACGGGAGAGCGGCCCCAAAGAAGTGGCCGCCACCGCCGCGGCGTTCAATCGTATGCAGCGGCGTATTCGCGAGCAGATTGAGGAGCGAGAACGGCTGTTTTCGGCGATTTCCCATGATTTAAAGACCCCCTTAACCCGCATGCGCCTGCGCGCTGAAATGCTCGAAGACGACTATCAGCGCGAGCGTTTTTGCGCCTCACTGGATGAACTGGATAGCTTAGTTAAAGGCGCCTTGGCCTCAGTGAAAGGCTTGGATCTGCACGAAGAGCCCGCGCCCGTTGATCTAACGAACATGGTCGAAGAGCTGGCCGAGGAGCTTAGCCTTCAAGGCGGTAAGGTCACTATCGAGACTAAAAGCGGTAACCCTATTCCACCGCTGATTGCCAAACCGCTGGCGCTTAAGCGCTGCCTGGCAAACCTGCTTGAGAACGCGGTGTTCTATGGAAAGCAGGCCGATGTGCAGCTAATCGATCACGGCAATGTTGTCACCATGCGTATTCGTGACCACGGCCCAGGTATACCCGAAGAGCAGCTGGGGCGGGTGTTTTCGCCCTTTGTGCGCTTAGAACCCTCACGCAGCCGACATACTGGTGGTAGTGGCCTCGGGTTGGGCATTGCCCGGCATATTGCCCGTGCCCATGGCGGCGATATCACGCTCGCCAACCATGCTGATGGTGGGCTGGTGGTGACTCTCTCGCTACCCCGCCAGGAAACTATTACAGGTTTGTAA
- a CDS encoding response regulator, translating into MTTTPATLIVVDDDPEICELLADYLGRHGYRVFKADGAQALHSLRAEHTPDLLIVDLMLPGDDGFTICRDVRKHSDVPIIMLTASADETDRILGLELGADDYLGKPFNPRELLARIKAVLRRTRCAPPALPAGQARWVTFGNWQLDRMTRELIDLEGERAALSGADFQLLQVFLEHPAKVLTRDDLYALTRGRDAPPLDRSIDVHVCRLRQRLGEDAQHSQLIRTVRGAGYVLTAQVDALT; encoded by the coding sequence ATGACGACAACCCCTGCTACTTTGATTGTGGTCGACGATGACCCGGAAATTTGTGAGCTGCTCGCGGATTACCTGGGGCGGCACGGTTACCGGGTATTTAAGGCGGATGGTGCCCAAGCGCTGCATTCGCTGCGTGCTGAACATACCCCCGACTTGCTGATAGTCGATTTAATGCTCCCCGGTGACGACGGCTTTACCATCTGCCGCGACGTCCGCAAGCACAGCGACGTGCCGATTATCATGTTGACCGCCAGCGCCGATGAGACCGACCGCATCCTTGGTCTTGAACTGGGTGCGGATGACTACTTGGGCAAGCCGTTTAACCCCCGCGAACTACTGGCGCGCATCAAAGCGGTACTGCGACGTACCCGCTGTGCTCCGCCAGCGTTGCCCGCCGGGCAGGCGCGCTGGGTCACTTTCGGCAATTGGCAACTCGACCGTATGACTCGCGAGCTGATTGACCTGGAGGGCGAGCGCGCCGCGCTGTCTGGGGCTGATTTTCAGCTATTGCAGGTGTTTTTAGAGCATCCGGCGAAGGTGCTCACTCGGGATGATCTCTACGCGCTTACCCGTGGGCGGGACGCGCCGCCGCTTGATCGCTCCATTGATGTCCACGTTTGCCGCCTGCGCCAACGGCTGGGGGAAGATGCTCAGCACTCGCAGTTAATTCGAACGGTGCGCGGGGCAGGCTATGTGTTAACCGCTCAGGTCGATGCATTAACGTGA